In a genomic window of Rhodospirillales bacterium:
- a CDS encoding ABC transporter ATP-binding protein encodes MRLDIDSVTWRAAGRTILNSVSLTAAPGEFVGLVGPNGSGKTSLLRCVYRVHRPHAGTVKLDGQDVWTLSAREAARRVAVVLQEPGADPGYSVREAVALGRTPHKGLLDPDTSDDHARVADALARVGLTALADRPLATLSGGERQRAVIARAIAQAPRVLVLDEPTNHLDIRHQIDSMLLVRSLGVTALASIHDLNLAAAVCDRIYVLAAGQVAAAGAPADVLTAETIHHVWGVDAEVVVDPRARRPRIDYTYDRPGLARPDLGA; translated from the coding sequence ATGCGACTCGACATCGACAGCGTTACTTGGCGGGCGGCCGGGCGGACGATTCTCAACTCCGTTTCCCTGACCGCGGCGCCGGGCGAATTCGTCGGCCTGGTCGGGCCCAACGGTTCCGGCAAAACCAGCCTGTTGCGTTGCGTCTACCGTGTCCATCGGCCACACGCCGGCACGGTGAAGCTCGACGGCCAGGACGTCTGGACGCTGTCGGCGCGCGAGGCGGCGCGACGGGTCGCGGTCGTTCTCCAGGAACCGGGCGCGGATCCCGGCTACAGCGTGCGCGAGGCGGTCGCGCTCGGCCGCACGCCCCATAAGGGCCTGCTCGACCCGGATACGAGCGACGACCATGCCCGGGTGGCCGACGCCCTGGCGCGAGTCGGGCTGACGGCCCTCGCCGACCGGCCGTTGGCGACACTCTCCGGCGGCGAGCGCCAGCGCGCGGTGATCGCCCGGGCCATCGCCCAAGCCCCCCGGGTGCTCGTGCTCGACGAGCCGACCAATCACCTCGACATCCGCCACCAGATCGACTCCATGCTCCTGGTCCGATCCCTGGGAGTCACGGCGCTGGCCAGCATCCACGATCTCAACCTCGCGGCGGCCGTCTGCGATCGCATCTACGTTCTCGCGGCGGGACAGGTGGCGGCCGCCGGCGCGCCCGCCGACGTGTTGACCGCCGAGACCATCCACCATGTCTGGGGCGTCGACGCCGAGGTCGTTGTCGACCCGCGTGCGCGCCGCCCCCGCATCGACTATACCTACGACCGGCCCGGCCTGGCCCGGCCCGACCTCGGGGCATAG
- a CDS encoding ABC transporter substrate-binding protein, with translation MRARLPIALAALGSFAIALVAVVGAARADFPVTIENCGRTITFAKPPARAVSHDMNISEIMFALGLQDRMVGVTGITGWYKMTPEFRRALGSLPELAAKEPTLENLLAANPDFFFAGWYYGMHPGGPVTPDSLAAFGIPVYVLTESCAHIRADSRTDSRSAPRAADIEVLYRDIHNIGRIFGRSTRADALIGDYRRRVDAVRQRLAGAAPVRVFLFDNGEDKPFTAGKYGMPTAIIAAAAGRNVLDDVAASWGHVGWESVIARDPEFVVLTATGDDSWRDRWRFLKTHPALASIRAMREDRFLALEYTELTPGPGNIAAIEKLARALHPERFR, from the coding sequence ATGCGCGCGCGTTTACCGATCGCCCTCGCCGCTCTCGGTTCTTTCGCCATCGCTCTTGTCGCCGTCGTCGGCGCGGCACGGGCCGACTTTCCGGTCACGATCGAAAACTGCGGCCGGACGATCACGTTCGCCAAGCCGCCCGCGCGCGCCGTCAGCCACGACATGAACATCAGCGAGATCATGTTCGCGCTCGGCTTGCAGGATCGCATGGTCGGCGTCACCGGCATCACCGGCTGGTACAAGATGACCCCGGAATTCCGGCGCGCGCTCGGAAGCTTGCCCGAACTCGCGGCCAAGGAGCCGACGCTCGAAAATCTGCTCGCCGCCAACCCGGATTTCTTTTTCGCCGGCTGGTACTACGGCATGCACCCGGGAGGCCCGGTCACGCCCGACTCGCTCGCCGCGTTCGGCATTCCCGTCTACGTCTTGACCGAATCCTGCGCCCATATCCGCGCCGACTCCCGCACCGATTCCCGCTCCGCCCCTCGGGCCGCGGACATCGAGGTGCTCTACCGCGACATCCACAACATCGGCCGGATTTTCGGCCGCTCCACCCGGGCGGACGCCCTGATCGGCGACTACCGCCGACGGGTCGACGCGGTGCGCCAGCGGCTTGCCGGGGCAGCACCGGTGCGCGTGTTCCTGTTCGACAACGGCGAAGACAAGCCGTTCACCGCCGGCAAATACGGCATGCCGACCGCGATCATCGCCGCCGCCGCCGGCCGCAACGTCCTCGACGACGTGGCGGCGAGCTGGGGGCATGTCGGCTGGGAGTCGGTGATCGCGCGCGACCCCGAGTTCGTCGTCCTGACCGCGACCGGCGACGACAGCTGGCGCGACCGCTGGCGGTTCCTCAAGACCCACCCGGCGTTAGCGTCGATCCGCGCCATGCGCGAGGACCGTTTCCTGGCGCTCGAATACACCGAGCTGACCCCCGGACCCGGCAACATCGCGGCGATCGAGAAGCTGGCGCGCGCGTTGCACCCGGAGCGCTTTCGGTGA
- a CDS encoding TonB-dependent siderophore receptor codes for MYLAGIWRRAASAAAGVFLAGFAWPVAADETDLAQERPARTVTLPDVVVTGTRPADTEGTGSRLNIPLADIPATVEVIDQETLHRRGDRTTLEAVEKAVGWSGGYSAGNGVSFSTRGFVGNDIGILHDGTRIAPPGMSARQFDTFLYDRIEVLNGPGSSLHGEGAISGVVNYVSKNPDPTRFAREFVASYGSFNSPRGAFALNVPVGEKRDLAYRVDGVVSHSDGFVDETEYDRYHLIGSVRSDTRPDLRVTLKAELFADDIRDHFGLPLNNGKVDERLLHKNYNVSDRKTRADQMVLRLDTDYTLAPGIAIKNQVYGLNANRHWRNAEAYRFLPATSQVEITALGDVRHEQHLFGDRIHALIDLPVLGHANRFAAGVEVNRNNFRRNATFPDVSFLVPAFAPNTPSFNQLNNNGALNPGTTTVITTTSAFFEDQFEIVKGFKISGGFRFDRYDVDVDNHQTGRQEQKPFFAPTGRAGIVYEPLAGTTLYGHYVSGTNPSRNFTLGRALDFALESSTEYELGVRQKFWGNRAEAGIAVYDIVKENILTQRPNNANVTDNIGRQSARGVEISLGVEPVAGWRVGGNASFLTAEFDEFNVSGQSFAGRVPPNVPRQLGNLWTHYRFGNGFDVGGNVRYVGPRSGDNAGTFVLPSYATLDLYASYTVNNWEFSLRGRNLTDELAIVWSETDYTQQVQTGEPRAIEARVTARF; via the coding sequence CCGGCAGCCGACTCAATATTCCGCTGGCCGATATTCCGGCCACCGTCGAGGTGATCGACCAGGAGACCCTGCACCGCCGGGGCGACCGCACCACCCTGGAGGCGGTCGAGAAAGCCGTCGGCTGGTCGGGCGGCTATTCGGCCGGCAACGGCGTCAGCTTTTCCACCCGCGGCTTCGTCGGCAACGACATCGGCATCCTCCACGACGGCACCCGCATCGCGCCCCCGGGCATGAGCGCGCGGCAGTTCGACACGTTTCTCTACGACCGGATCGAGGTGCTGAACGGCCCGGGCTCCAGCCTGCACGGCGAAGGCGCGATCAGCGGCGTCGTCAACTATGTCTCCAAGAACCCCGATCCGACGCGCTTCGCGCGGGAATTCGTCGCCAGCTACGGCAGCTTCAATTCGCCGCGCGGCGCCTTCGCCCTCAACGTCCCGGTCGGCGAGAAGCGCGATCTCGCCTATCGCGTCGACGGCGTCGTCAGCCATTCGGACGGCTTCGTCGACGAGACCGAGTATGACCGCTATCACCTGATCGGCAGCGTCCGTTCCGACACCCGGCCCGACCTGCGCGTGACCCTGAAGGCCGAACTGTTCGCCGACGACATCCGCGACCACTTCGGCCTGCCGCTCAACAACGGCAAGGTCGACGAGCGGCTGCTGCACAAGAACTACAACGTTTCCGACCGCAAGACCCGGGCCGACCAGATGGTGCTGCGGCTGGACACCGACTACACGCTCGCCCCCGGCATCGCGATCAAGAACCAGGTCTACGGCCTCAACGCCAACCGCCATTGGCGCAACGCCGAGGCCTACCGCTTCCTGCCGGCTACCAGCCAGGTCGAGATCACCGCGCTCGGCGACGTCCGCCACGAGCAGCACCTGTTCGGCGACCGCATACACGCGCTGATCGACCTGCCGGTGCTTGGCCACGCCAACCGCTTCGCCGCCGGCGTCGAGGTCAACCGGAACAACTTCCGGCGCAACGCCACTTTCCCCGACGTGTCGTTCCTGGTTCCCGCGTTCGCGCCGAACACGCCGTCGTTCAACCAGCTCAACAACAACGGAGCGCTGAACCCCGGCACCACGACCGTGATCACCACCACCAGCGCCTTTTTCGAGGACCAGTTCGAGATCGTCAAGGGATTCAAGATCTCCGGCGGCTTCCGCTTCGACCGCTACGACGTCGACGTCGACAACCACCAGACCGGCCGCCAGGAGCAGAAGCCGTTCTTCGCGCCGACCGGGCGCGCCGGCATCGTCTACGAGCCCCTGGCGGGGACCACCCTTTACGGCCATTACGTCAGCGGCACCAACCCGTCGCGCAATTTCACCCTCGGCCGCGCGCTCGACTTCGCGCTCGAATCCTCGACCGAGTACGAGCTCGGCGTGCGCCAGAAATTTTGGGGCAACCGCGCCGAAGCCGGGATCGCGGTCTACGACATCGTCAAGGAGAACATCCTGACCCAGCGGCCGAACAACGCCAACGTGACCGACAACATCGGCCGGCAATCGGCGCGCGGCGTCGAAATTTCCCTCGGCGTCGAGCCGGTCGCGGGCTGGCGCGTCGGCGGCAACGCATCGTTCCTGACCGCGGAATTCGACGAATTCAACGTCAGCGGCCAGTCGTTCGCGGGGCGCGTGCCGCCCAATGTGCCGCGCCAGCTCGGCAATCTCTGGACCCATTACCGCTTCGGCAACGGCTTCGACGTCGGCGGCAACGTCCGCTACGTCGGTCCGCGCTCGGGCGACAACGCGGGTACCTTCGTGCTCCCGTCCTACGCGACGCTCGATCTCTACGCGAGCTATACCGTCAATAATTGGGAATTCAGCCTGCGCGGGCGCAATCTCACCGACGAGCTCGCCATCGTCTGGTCCGAAACCGACTACACCCAGCAGGTTCAAACCGGCGAACCGCGCGCGATCGAGGCGCGGGTGACGGCGCGGTTCTGA